One window of Psychrobacillus sp. FSL H8-0483 genomic DNA carries:
- the mutL gene encoding DNA mismatch repair endonuclease MutL: protein MGQIIVMDELLSNKIAAGEVVERPASVVKELVENAIDAESTSIEIILEEAGLAKIQVTDNGKGMDEEDAVQSFARHATSKITTEHDLFRIRSLGFRGEALASIASVSKISLWTSDGKNMGTKVELEGGRVLSCTPAPIRRGTDIVVKQLFFNTPARLKYLKTIQTELGHTIDLINRLALSFPSIAFKLTHNNQTIIQTSGRGDLRQVLASIYGVSNVKKMVAFEKESSDFHITGFATLPEITRASKNYMTILVNGRWVKHYGLNNAIVDAYHTLLPIGRYPIVVLNIETDPMLTDVNVHPAKHQIRLSKEKELMELVRQTIRSIMHRVQQPPKVTEKPVEKKQPSVQFDFFKQTYQVPEPPSIPSIVEPVQSTIVYEEREPLQEEALVEDYVEFVEEIVEEKKPFPDLHVVGQIHGTYIVAQSNDGFYLIDQHAAQERIKYEFYKEKVGEVNAGERQALLLPLTFHYSLDEAYRIKESIEELIDVGIFLEEFGTSSFVVREHPTWFPKGHETKIIESLIEQVLTNRKTDIKKLREEAAIMMSCKLSIKANHYLTTRDMEQLLESLKNAKHPLTCPHGRPVIVHFSSYEVEKMFKRVM from the coding sequence TTGGGACAAATCATCGTAATGGACGAGCTTCTATCCAATAAGATTGCGGCGGGAGAAGTAGTAGAGCGCCCGGCCTCTGTCGTAAAAGAGCTAGTAGAAAATGCAATTGATGCGGAAAGTACATCAATTGAAATTATATTAGAAGAAGCTGGTTTAGCAAAAATACAAGTGACCGATAATGGAAAAGGAATGGACGAGGAAGATGCTGTTCAATCCTTTGCTAGACATGCCACATCGAAAATCACAACCGAGCATGATCTATTTAGAATCCGTTCTTTAGGATTCCGTGGGGAGGCACTTGCGTCTATTGCTTCTGTTTCCAAGATCAGTTTATGGACATCAGACGGTAAAAATATGGGAACGAAAGTGGAACTGGAAGGTGGGAGAGTACTTTCTTGTACACCTGCTCCTATTCGAAGAGGAACCGATATTGTCGTAAAGCAGTTGTTTTTTAATACACCTGCACGCTTAAAGTATTTAAAAACAATCCAAACAGAGCTAGGTCATACAATTGATTTGATTAACAGATTGGCACTGAGTTTTCCATCTATTGCATTTAAGCTTACGCACAATAACCAAACCATTATTCAAACAAGTGGAAGAGGAGATTTAAGACAGGTTCTAGCTTCTATTTATGGCGTATCCAACGTGAAAAAAATGGTTGCTTTCGAAAAAGAGTCCTCTGATTTTCATATTACCGGATTTGCGACACTACCAGAGATTACGCGTGCTTCGAAAAATTATATGACGATACTTGTCAATGGACGCTGGGTAAAACATTATGGATTAAATAATGCGATTGTGGATGCTTATCACACATTACTTCCTATTGGCAGATATCCGATCGTTGTTTTAAACATTGAAACAGATCCAATGTTGACGGATGTGAATGTGCACCCCGCAAAGCATCAAATTAGGTTAAGCAAAGAAAAGGAGCTAATGGAACTTGTAAGACAAACCATTCGTTCCATTATGCACCGGGTGCAACAACCTCCTAAAGTTACCGAAAAACCTGTAGAAAAAAAACAACCAAGTGTGCAATTTGATTTCTTTAAACAAACCTATCAGGTACCAGAACCGCCGAGTATTCCAAGTATTGTAGAACCTGTGCAATCAACGATTGTCTACGAAGAGAGAGAACCCCTTCAAGAAGAAGCGCTTGTTGAAGATTATGTAGAATTTGTGGAAGAAATTGTAGAGGAAAAAAAGCCGTTTCCGGATTTACATGTAGTAGGACAAATTCATGGAACATATATTGTTGCGCAAAGCAATGATGGTTTTTATCTCATTGACCAGCATGCAGCACAAGAACGCATAAAATATGAATTTTATAAGGAAAAAGTAGGCGAAGTGAATGCAGGTGAACGACAGGCTCTATTACTTCCACTTACGTTCCACTATTCGTTAGACGAAGCGTACCGAATCAAAGAATCGATAGAAGAATTAATAGATGTCGGTATATTTTTAGAGGAGTTTGGCACCTCCAGTTTCGTAGTAAGAGAGCATCCAACTTGGTTTCCAAAAGGGCATGAAACAAAAATTATTGAAAGTTTAATCGAACAAGTACTAACGAACCGAAAAACAGACATTAAAAAGCTAAGAGAAGAAGCGGCTATTATGATGAGCTGTAAACTATCCATAAAAGCTAATCACTATTTGACAACAAGGGATATGGAGCAGCTACTAGAAAGTTTAAAAAATGCGAAGCATCCATTAACTTGTCCACATGGTCGACCAGTTATCGTTCATTTTTCTTCGTATGAAGTAGAGAAGATGTTTAAACGAGTTATGTAG
- the glpK gene encoding glycerol kinase GlpK translates to MGEYILSIDQGTTSSRAILFDKAGNIVHSAQKEFIQYFPKSGWVEHDAMEIWGSVLSVLASVLTESGNQPENVHAIGITNQRETTVVWNKKTGKPVYNAIVWQSRQTQSIIEELKKEKLETFFKEKTGLMLDPYFSATKVKWILDNVEGAQEQAEAGDLLFGTIDTWLIWKLSNGKAHVTDYSNASRTMLYNIYDQQWDKEICNKLNIPMNMLPKVASSSEVYAQTDPSVFFGKEIDIAGAAGDQQAALFGQCCFEKGMAKNTYGTGCFMLLNTGEEAVTSPSGLLTTIAWGINGKVTYALEGSVFVAGSAIQWLRDGLRMVKHAAESENYAKKVDSTEGVYIVPAFVGLGTPYWDSDARGAIFGLSRGTTKEHFIRATLESLAYQTKDVLDTMVEDSGVHVEVLRVDGGAVSNEFLMQFQSDMLQLPIELAKLNETTALGAAFLAGLTTGFWKDEQELSDLRESQKLYEPKMDVHNRNKLYKGWTKAVEATRVFKLIDEEVE, encoded by the coding sequence ATGGGAGAATATATTTTATCGATCGATCAAGGTACGACCAGTTCAAGGGCTATTTTATTTGATAAGGCTGGCAATATTGTTCATTCGGCGCAAAAAGAATTCATACAATATTTCCCGAAATCAGGCTGGGTGGAGCATGATGCAATGGAAATTTGGGGATCTGTGCTATCCGTTTTAGCTTCTGTGTTAACGGAAAGTGGGAATCAGCCAGAGAACGTGCATGCCATTGGAATTACAAATCAGCGTGAAACAACGGTTGTATGGAACAAAAAAACAGGGAAACCGGTATATAACGCTATTGTCTGGCAGTCTAGGCAAACGCAATCTATTATTGAAGAACTAAAAAAAGAAAAACTAGAAACCTTTTTTAAGGAAAAGACAGGGTTAATGCTTGACCCATACTTTTCTGCTACTAAGGTAAAGTGGATTTTAGACAATGTGGAAGGTGCTCAGGAGCAAGCCGAGGCGGGTGATTTACTTTTTGGTACGATCGACACTTGGCTGATTTGGAAATTATCTAATGGGAAGGCACATGTAACGGATTATTCTAATGCTTCGAGAACCATGCTTTATAACATATATGATCAGCAATGGGACAAAGAAATTTGTAACAAGCTCAACATTCCTATGAACATGTTACCAAAAGTTGCTTCCTCTTCGGAAGTATATGCGCAAACGGACCCTTCCGTCTTTTTCGGGAAAGAAATAGATATTGCAGGTGCAGCTGGTGATCAGCAAGCAGCTCTATTTGGTCAGTGTTGTTTTGAAAAAGGGATGGCTAAAAATACGTATGGAACGGGCTGTTTTATGTTGCTCAACACGGGAGAGGAAGCCGTTACATCGCCATCTGGTTTATTGACAACGATTGCATGGGGTATAAATGGAAAAGTAACCTATGCACTAGAAGGAAGTGTTTTTGTTGCAGGGTCTGCCATCCAGTGGTTACGAGATGGGCTGCGTATGGTAAAACATGCAGCCGAATCAGAGAACTATGCAAAAAAAGTGGACTCTACGGAAGGTGTTTATATCGTCCCAGCATTCGTAGGACTCGGAACACCTTATTGGGATTCAGATGCAAGAGGAGCTATATTCGGCTTGTCTCGTGGGACTACTAAAGAACATTTCATACGTGCCACATTAGAATCACTTGCCTATCAAACGAAAGATGTTCTTGATACGATGGTGGAGGATTCAGGAGTTCATGTAGAAGTCCTTCGTGTGGACGGTGGAGCAGTGAGCAATGAATTTCTTATGCAATTCCAAAGTGATATGCTTCAGTTACCTATAGAACTTGCAAAGCTCAACGAAACAACAGCGTTAGGAGCAGCTTTTTTAGCAGGTCTCACAACTGGCTTTTGGAAAGATGAACAAGAGCTTTCCGATTTGCGAGAAAGTCAAAAACTGTATGAACCAAAGATGGATGTCCATAATCGAAATAAATTATACAAAGGTTGGACGAAAGCAGTAGAAGCAACTAGAGTTTTCAAACTTATAGATGAAGAGGTGGAGTAA
- a CDS encoding glycerol-3-phosphate dehydrogenase/oxidase, with protein MKSSVEREQILNTLNYYEFDVLVIGGGITGAGIALDAATRGMSVALVEMQDFAAGTSSRSTKLVHGGLRYLKQLDVKVVAEVGKERELVYENAVHVTEPMWMLLPFHKKGTFGKLSTSAGLRIYDFLAGVKKEERRHMLSPEETSQKEPLVKTKDLLGGGYYVEYRTDDARLTIEIIKKAIEKGAVCLNYARARSFMYNDQNKVIGAEVVDTINNKRINIHAKKVVNATGPWVDGVRALDSIENKKKLKLTKGVHIVLDQDVFPLRQAIYFDTPDKRMVFAIPRNGKAYIGTTDTFFEGNIKNPVATHKDVDYLLDAIHYMFPQVQVSKEHVESTWAGVRPLIYEEGKDPSEISRKDEIWQSEAGLFTIAGGKLTGYRKMAETIVDKISKQLGEEKYGPCVTKHLTLSGGDLGGSNQFEAFIAMKEQIAPSYGLTREEGRRLAKFYGTNVDKVFQYAHILGTVPSNLPLSLLAQIYYAVHDEMTYSPVDFLVRRTGMLYFQIDQFKLYKDDVLKVMKQLLNYTEEETASLQKQLDICLVDATLSESGDIL; from the coding sequence ATGAAGTCTTCTGTGGAAAGAGAACAAATCTTAAATACATTAAATTATTATGAGTTTGATGTCCTAGTAATTGGCGGAGGTATTACTGGTGCAGGTATAGCACTAGATGCAGCTACTCGAGGGATGTCAGTAGCATTGGTGGAGATGCAGGATTTTGCTGCAGGGACTTCCAGTAGGTCAACCAAACTTGTGCATGGTGGACTTCGTTATTTAAAGCAACTCGATGTGAAAGTGGTAGCTGAAGTTGGGAAAGAACGAGAACTTGTGTATGAAAATGCAGTTCATGTGACGGAGCCGATGTGGATGCTGCTACCTTTTCACAAAAAGGGTACATTTGGAAAATTAAGCACATCTGCAGGTTTGAGGATTTATGATTTTCTTGCTGGTGTAAAAAAAGAAGAACGTCGTCATATGCTTTCTCCAGAAGAAACAAGCCAAAAAGAGCCGCTTGTAAAAACGAAAGACCTCTTAGGAGGAGGCTACTACGTAGAATATCGGACTGACGATGCAAGGCTGACGATTGAAATAATTAAAAAAGCAATTGAAAAAGGCGCGGTATGTTTGAATTATGCGAGAGCAAGATCCTTTATGTATAACGACCAAAATAAAGTAATTGGCGCAGAAGTTGTAGATACTATCAACAATAAACGGATTAACATTCATGCTAAAAAAGTTGTCAATGCAACTGGGCCATGGGTGGATGGGGTACGCGCATTAGATTCAATTGAAAATAAGAAAAAATTAAAACTAACAAAAGGTGTACATATTGTACTAGATCAGGATGTCTTCCCGCTTAGACAAGCAATTTATTTCGATACACCAGATAAACGCATGGTATTTGCTATTCCTCGCAATGGAAAAGCATATATTGGAACGACAGATACTTTTTTCGAGGGGAATATTAAAAACCCTGTAGCAACACATAAGGACGTAGATTACTTATTAGATGCAATTCACTATATGTTCCCACAAGTTCAAGTGTCGAAAGAACATGTGGAGTCTACTTGGGCGGGTGTTCGGCCATTAATTTATGAAGAGGGCAAAGATCCATCGGAAATTTCTCGGAAGGACGAAATTTGGCAGTCTGAAGCAGGTTTATTTACAATAGCTGGTGGTAAATTAACGGGCTATCGTAAAATGGCCGAGACAATTGTAGATAAAATCTCCAAACAATTAGGCGAGGAAAAGTATGGACCTTGCGTGACTAAGCATCTAACTCTTTCTGGTGGAGATTTAGGTGGATCCAATCAATTCGAAGCTTTTATAGCGATGAAAGAACAGATTGCACCTTCTTACGGATTAACAAGAGAAGAAGGCAGAAGATTAGCGAAATTTTATGGAACAAATGTAGATAAAGTATTTCAATACGCGCATATCCTAGGAACGGTTCCATCAAATTTACCATTAAGTCTGCTAGCGCAAATTTATTACGCGGTTCATGATGAGATGACCTATTCTCCTGTCGACTTCTTAGTTAGAAGAACAGGAATGCTTTATTTCCAGATTGATCAATTTAAACTGTATAAAGACGATGTGTTAAAAGTTATGAAGCAACTACTAAACTATACGGAAGAAGAAACAGCTTCCCTTCAAAAACAACTGGATATATGTTTAGTGGATGCTACTTTATCTGAAAGCGGGGACATTCTTTGA
- a CDS encoding alpha/beta hydrolase: protein MKIILEGKMSDSHLIHIVQYEPEQAPIGHVHLLHGMAEHIDRYDEFAQFLVGKGFIVSGHDHRGHRKTAEKNGQLGYFADEDGFNRVTEDVREVLGLVRENMHDIPLILFGHSMGSFIARRYMQKYSDSLSKAVICGTTFSPGLMGDVGTIIGKIATRLQSPQTESALLNQLAFGGFNKKFKDAKTEFDWLSSDEEVVKKYIDDPKCGFVPSNRFYTDLFGGLKTIHQEVEINKIRKDLPVFLISGIKDPVGKDGKDIFKVAKGLKKAGMQNVTVQLIEDARHEILNEVNKQQTFDVIANWMMKDE, encoded by the coding sequence TTGAAAATAATCTTAGAAGGCAAAATGTCTGATAGTCACCTTATTCATATCGTACAGTATGAACCGGAACAAGCACCGATCGGACATGTACATCTCTTGCATGGAATGGCCGAGCATATCGATCGCTACGATGAATTTGCACAGTTTTTAGTTGGAAAAGGATTTATAGTAAGTGGTCATGATCATCGTGGTCATAGAAAAACTGCCGAGAAAAACGGACAATTAGGCTATTTTGCTGACGAAGATGGATTTAATCGAGTAACGGAGGATGTTCGAGAAGTATTAGGGCTAGTTCGAGAAAATATGCATGATATTCCGCTTATTTTATTTGGTCATAGCATGGGATCCTTTATTGCTCGAAGATATATGCAAAAATACAGTGACTCCCTATCGAAGGCCGTAATTTGCGGTACAACATTTAGCCCTGGACTGATGGGGGATGTGGGTACGATTATTGGGAAAATCGCTACTAGATTACAATCTCCTCAAACAGAGAGTGCTTTACTAAATCAGCTTGCTTTTGGAGGCTTCAATAAAAAGTTTAAAGATGCTAAAACAGAATTTGATTGGCTAAGTAGCGATGAAGAAGTAGTGAAGAAATATATAGACGATCCGAAGTGTGGCTTCGTACCTTCCAATAGGTTTTACACCGATTTGTTTGGTGGATTAAAAACAATTCATCAAGAAGTAGAAATAAATAAAATTAGAAAAGATTTACCGGTCTTTCTGATAAGTGGAATAAAAGATCCAGTAGGGAAAGATGGAAAAGATATTTTTAAGGTAGCGAAGGGTTTGAAAAAAGCTGGTATGCAAAATGTAACCGTACAATTAATAGAAGATGCAAGACATGAAATCTTAAATGAAGTAAATAAGCAGCAAACATTTGATGTAATCGCAAATTGGATGATGAAAGATGAATAA
- the miaA gene encoding tRNA (adenosine(37)-N6)-dimethylallyltransferase MiaA, producing the protein MNNKPAVIAIVGPTAVGKTALSIELAKACNGEIINGDSMQIYRELSIGTAKIMEEEMDGIPHHLLDIKDPTDSFSVAEYQKLVRDKIEDIASRGKLPIIVGGTGLYIQSVLYDFRFTEQQKTDDKIIEELEKLSPEELYARLEKSDPEAAQEIHPNNVQRIVRAIERVELTGKQKNEIEQNQGHERVYPHYIIGLSIDRDILYERINKRVDIMMEKGLLDEVKRLHANGIRDVQAIQAIGYKEIYAYLDGDISLETAIEKLKQNSRRYAKRQLTYFRNKMDIHWYNPFLDSERIIKEIIGYLQDNK; encoded by the coding sequence ATGAATAACAAACCTGCAGTAATAGCGATTGTAGGACCAACCGCTGTTGGAAAAACTGCTTTAAGTATAGAGCTTGCAAAAGCATGTAACGGTGAAATTATTAATGGTGATTCTATGCAAATTTATCGGGAGCTCTCCATAGGAACAGCTAAAATAATGGAGGAAGAAATGGATGGAATTCCTCATCATTTATTAGATATTAAAGATCCTACCGATAGTTTTTCCGTTGCGGAGTACCAAAAGCTCGTACGTGATAAAATTGAAGACATCGCTTCTAGAGGAAAACTGCCGATTATTGTCGGTGGAACAGGCCTCTACATTCAATCGGTATTATATGACTTTCGTTTTACAGAGCAGCAAAAAACGGATGACAAAATCATCGAAGAACTGGAGAAACTATCTCCTGAAGAACTGTATGCTCGATTGGAAAAGAGCGATCCAGAAGCTGCACAAGAAATTCATCCCAATAATGTGCAACGTATTGTACGTGCAATTGAACGAGTCGAGCTTACCGGTAAACAAAAAAACGAGATCGAACAGAATCAAGGGCATGAAAGGGTATACCCGCATTATATAATTGGGCTTTCCATCGATCGGGACATTTTATACGAGCGTATTAATAAACGAGTCGACATAATGATGGAAAAAGGGTTGCTCGATGAAGTGAAGCGACTTCATGCAAATGGGATACGTGATGTTCAAGCTATTCAAGCAATTGGATATAAAGAAATTTATGCCTATTTAGATGGGGACATCTCTTTAGAAACGGCTATTGAAAAGCTAAAACAAAATTCTAGAAGATATGCCAAACGTCAACTAACTTATTTCCGCAATAAAATGGACATTCATTGGTACAATCCATTTTTAGATTCGGAAAGAATTATAAAAGAAATTATTGGATATTTGCAGGATAATAAATAA
- the hfq gene encoding RNA chaperone Hfq, whose product MKPMNIQDNYLNQLRKNDIFVTVYLLNGFQLKGCVKSYDNFTVLFESDGKQQLIYKHAISTFAPSKPVKLTEE is encoded by the coding sequence ATGAAACCTATGAATATTCAAGACAATTATTTAAATCAGTTAAGAAAGAATGACATTTTTGTAACCGTCTATTTATTAAATGGCTTCCAGTTAAAAGGGTGTGTGAAGTCATACGATAATTTTACAGTTCTTTTTGAGTCAGATGGAAAGCAACAGTTAATATACAAGCATGCAATTTCCACATTTGCTCCATCAAAACCAGTAAAATTAACAGAAGAATAA
- a CDS encoding rhodanese-like domain-containing protein: protein MNVITTDELLQKIDAGENISIIDVRESDEVATGIVPGAKHIALGQVEASMDQLDKSVPHYIICKAGGRSAMACEILEENGYNVTNVAGGMMSWEGELQF from the coding sequence ATGAATGTTATAACAACAGATGAACTTTTGCAAAAAATAGATGCTGGAGAAAATATTAGCATCATCGATGTACGTGAAAGTGATGAAGTAGCAACTGGTATAGTTCCAGGAGCAAAACACATTGCACTTGGTCAAGTAGAAGCAAGTATGGATCAACTGGATAAATCCGTTCCTCATTACATCATTTGTAAAGCCGGTGGTCGCAGTGCTATGGCTTGCGAAATTTTAGAGGAAAATGGCTATAATGTAACAAACGTTGCTGGTGGAATGATGAGCTGGGAAGGCGAGTTACAATTTTAA
- a CDS encoding methionine gamma-lyase family protein: protein MNFTTTLSDEVLDLAVKAETKIASYHKEVEKIAFFNQQKVIHAFKEHHVSDHHFQTSTGYGYDDEGRDTLEKVYATTFGAEAALVRPQIISGTHAISISLFGVLRPNDELLYITGKPYDTLQSIVSGGEDDTGSLADFGISYKHIDLLETGAVNWEAVEQAVKSNTKVIAIQRSKGYAVRPSFTINQIQEMVQKIRGLKEDAIIFVDNCYGEFVEELEPTNVGVDLMAGSLIKNPGGGLAKTGGYIAGKSEFVTKCAYRMTSPGIGAEAGASLNTLMDMYQGFFLAPHVVSQAVKGAIFTSAILEEVGMTTEPHFSKKRTDLIQSVSFSTAEQMIQFCKAIQMHSPVNAQFAPEPAYMPGYEDDVIMAAGTFIQGSSMELTADGPIRPPFTAFIQGGLTYEHVKYAILGAVQSLKR, encoded by the coding sequence ATGAATTTTACAACAACATTATCCGACGAGGTATTAGATCTAGCTGTGAAAGCAGAAACTAAAATCGCTAGTTACCATAAGGAAGTAGAAAAAATCGCTTTCTTTAACCAACAAAAAGTAATACACGCTTTTAAAGAGCATCATGTAAGCGATCATCATTTTCAAACATCCACTGGATACGGATATGACGATGAGGGCCGCGATACGTTAGAAAAAGTCTATGCAACAACTTTCGGTGCAGAAGCTGCACTAGTACGCCCGCAAATTATTTCAGGAACGCATGCAATTTCCATTAGTTTATTTGGCGTTTTACGGCCAAATGATGAGCTACTATACATAACTGGAAAACCATATGACACACTTCAATCGATTGTAAGCGGTGGAGAAGATGATACTGGCTCACTTGCAGACTTCGGGATATCGTATAAGCATATAGATTTACTGGAGACTGGAGCGGTTAACTGGGAAGCTGTGGAACAGGCAGTGAAAAGTAATACAAAAGTAATTGCTATTCAACGTTCGAAGGGTTACGCTGTGCGACCTTCCTTTACGATCAATCAAATCCAGGAAATGGTCCAAAAAATAAGAGGTCTTAAAGAAGATGCCATAATATTTGTTGATAATTGCTACGGAGAGTTTGTAGAAGAATTAGAGCCGACCAATGTAGGCGTCGACTTAATGGCTGGTTCGCTTATCAAAAATCCAGGTGGCGGTCTTGCTAAAACTGGAGGCTATATTGCAGGGAAAAGCGAATTCGTTACAAAATGTGCTTATCGTATGACATCACCTGGTATTGGAGCTGAGGCTGGTGCTTCATTAAACACGCTCATGGATATGTATCAAGGGTTTTTCCTAGCTCCTCATGTGGTATCACAAGCTGTTAAAGGTGCTATTTTTACATCCGCTATTTTAGAGGAAGTTGGTATGACGACTGAACCGCATTTTTCGAAAAAAAGAACAGATCTTATTCAATCGGTTTCCTTTTCAACAGCTGAACAAATGATTCAGTTCTGTAAGGCGATTCAAATGCATTCTCCTGTAAACGCTCAATTTGCACCAGAACCCGCGTATATGCCTGGGTATGAGGATGACGTGATTATGGCTGCAGGGACATTTATACAAGGATCAAGTATGGAACTAACAGCGGATGGACCAATTCGTCCCCCTTTTACCGCTTTTATTCAAGGTGGATTAACGTATGAGCATGTGAAATATGCCATTTTAGGAGCAGTACAATCATTAAAAAGATAG
- a CDS encoding MerR family transcriptional regulator produces the protein MEKEWRRSMPLLSMNIVMQLTGLTARQIRYYEEQDLVQPARTEGKQRMFSLDDIDVLLEIKDLLKTGVNIAGIKQIFEMKNNPAASKDVRQVISDKELRAIVKEEMQLAQRQQRASLRQGDLSRFYR, from the coding sequence ATGGAAAAGGAATGGAGACGTTCCATGCCACTGCTATCAATGAATATTGTCATGCAGCTAACCGGTTTAACTGCTAGACAAATTCGGTATTATGAAGAGCAAGATTTAGTTCAGCCTGCACGTACGGAAGGTAAACAGCGTATGTTTTCGTTAGATGACATCGATGTATTATTAGAAATAAAAGATTTGCTTAAAACAGGAGTGAATATTGCTGGTATAAAGCAAATTTTTGAAATGAAAAACAATCCCGCAGCCTCTAAAGATGTACGACAAGTGATTTCCGACAAAGAATTACGTGCGATTGTAAAAGAAGAGATGCAACTCGCGCAGAGACAGCAACGAGCATCTTTACGACAAGGGGACCTATCTCGATTCTATCGTTAG
- the glnA gene encoding type I glutamate--ammonia ligase: MGKFTKEDIKKFVQEHEVNFIRLQFTDILGTIKNVEIPVSQLDKALDNKMMFDGSSIEGFVRIEESDMYLVPDLNTWVVFPWITGKGKVARLICDVNKADGTPFAGDPRSNLKRVLKQMEELGFTSFNLGPEPEFFLFKLDAQGEPTLELNDHGGYFDLAPVDLGENCRRDIVLELEEMGFEIEASHHEVAPGQHEIDFKYADAITACDNIQTFKLVVKTIARKHGLHATFMPKPLFGVNGSGMHFNVSLFNGKENAFFDESADLQLSETAMQFMAGVLKHVQSFTAITNPLVNSYKRLVPGYEAPCYVAWSGQNRSPLIRIPSSRGLSTRIEVRSVDPAANPYLAMAVILQAGLDGIKNKLTPPPAVDRNIYVMTEEERNENGIYNLPPTLFAAIQELGKSPIIRESLGEHIYANFVEAKEIEWDMFRTTVHPWEREQYLKMY, encoded by the coding sequence ATGGGCAAGTTTACAAAAGAAGATATTAAAAAGTTCGTTCAAGAACACGAGGTGAATTTTATTCGTCTTCAGTTTACAGACATACTAGGTACGATTAAAAACGTAGAAATTCCAGTGAGTCAGCTCGACAAAGCTCTCGATAATAAAATGATGTTCGACGGATCTTCTATTGAAGGATTTGTTCGAATTGAAGAATCTGATATGTACTTAGTTCCAGATTTAAATACATGGGTTGTATTCCCTTGGATTACAGGTAAAGGGAAAGTTGCTCGTCTAATCTGTGACGTAAATAAAGCGGACGGAACTCCATTTGCAGGAGATCCACGCAGTAACTTGAAACGTGTGTTAAAACAAATGGAAGAATTAGGATTTACAAGCTTCAACTTAGGGCCAGAGCCTGAATTCTTCTTATTTAAATTAGATGCACAAGGTGAACCAACGCTTGAACTAAATGACCACGGTGGTTATTTTGACTTAGCGCCAGTCGATCTTGGTGAAAACTGTCGTCGTGATATCGTGCTTGAGCTAGAAGAAATGGGCTTTGAAATTGAAGCATCTCACCATGAAGTAGCTCCAGGTCAACACGAAATCGACTTTAAATATGCGGATGCAATCACTGCTTGTGACAACATCCAAACATTCAAATTAGTAGTAAAAACAATCGCTCGTAAACATGGTTTACACGCAACATTCATGCCAAAACCACTGTTTGGCGTAAATGGTTCAGGAATGCACTTTAACGTTTCTTTATTTAATGGAAAAGAAAATGCATTCTTCGATGAATCAGCTGACCTACAATTAAGCGAAACAGCTATGCAATTTATGGCTGGAGTATTAAAACATGTTCAAAGCTTTACAGCAATTACAAATCCTTTAGTAAATTCATACAAACGCCTTGTTCCTGGTTATGAAGCACCTTGCTACGTTGCTTGGTCTGGTCAAAACAGAAGTCCATTAATTCGAATTCCTTCTTCAAGAGGATTAAGTACACGTATCGAAGTTCGTTCTGTTGACCCAGCTGCAAATCCATACCTTGCAATGGCTGTAATTCTACAAGCTGGTCTAGATGGTATCAAAAATAAATTAACACCACCACCAGCAGTTGATCGCAACATTTATGTGATGACAGAAGAAGAACGTAATGAAAATGGTATTTACAACTTACCACCAACATTATTTGCAGCTATTCAAGAGCTTGGTAAGAGCCCAATAATCCGCGAATCACTAGGGGAGCATATCTATGCTAACTTTGTAGAAGCAAAAGAGATCGAATGGGATATGTTTAGAACAACTGTTCACCCATGGGAACGTGAACAATACTTGAAAATGTATTAA
- a CDS encoding tyrosine-type recombinase/integrase — protein sequence MRNKALPIHSLRHTYVVLLMEAETDIKYIQKQLGHGSYQITADVYDHVSKKIKKKNTDRVNSRLNDVFK from the coding sequence TTGCGTAATAAAGCCTTACCTATACATTCTTTACGCCACACATATGTAGTTTTATTGATGGAAGCAGAGACAGATATCAAGTATATCCAAAAGCAGTTGGGTCATGGTAGTTATCAAATAACAGCAGACGTATACGACCATGTTTCCAAGAAAATAAAAAAGAAAAACACCGATCGAGTCAACTCACGACTGAACGATGTTTTCAAGTAA